From a single Pseudomonadota bacterium genomic region:
- a CDS encoding integrase core domain-containing protein: ETMSESDVETIVQRAREHYPDAKPRIISDNGPQFIARDFKEFIRLAGMTHVRTSPYYPQSNGKIERFNGTLKTGLRETLPTSIDEARRITAKLVEHYNTVRLHSAIGYVTPADKLAGRENEIFEARDRKLETARAERARRRQEARAIAA; the protein is encoded by the coding sequence AGAGACGATGAGCGAGAGCGACGTCGAGACCATCGTTCAACGCGCCCGCGAGCACTACCCCGACGCCAAGCCGCGCATCATCTCGGACAACGGACCGCAGTTTATTGCCCGCGACTTCAAAGAGTTCATCCGACTCGCCGGTATGACCCACGTTCGCACTTCCCCCTACTACCCGCAATCGAACGGAAAAATCGAGCGCTTCAACGGCACGCTCAAAACTGGCTTGCGGGAGACTCTACCCACCAGTATCGACGAGGCTCGACGCATCACCGCCAAGCTCGTCGAGCACTACAATACCGTCCGCCTACACAGCGCCATCGGATACGTCACGCCAGCGGACAAGCTCGCGGGTCGCGAAAACGAGATCTTCGAGGCCCGTGATCGCAAACTTGAAACCGCACGCGCCGAGCGTGCACGCCGACGTCAGGAGGCTCGCGCAATAGCCGCCTAG